The genomic interval GGCGTAGCACTGACGTTTGATCAACATTTTATCCAAGCAGGGTTCCAGAAGTAGCCTTGAATGTGAGGCACTCTCTCCTTTTCACAGATCTCCGTTCAGTTTGCGGCGAAACACTTCTGCCATCTGTTGCTGCCCTTCTTCGGTCATTGGGAAGTTGTACCAGGTGGCTTCAGAATCGGGGCTGCGGCGATCGATAAATGCCTGAAACGCCTCTTCATCTTCCCGATGTTTTAGCACATAGGCTCTCAATTCTGCCCACGACATCTTCTCAAAATTCGGCTTCATCAATAAACCTCCAATTGCCATCACGAGCGATCTCAATTTGAATGTTCTCGAATGCCAGGAGGAAAATATCCCCAGTTCGAGCATCAAAGCGAAATAGCTCAATATTGCGATAATAGTTGGACAACATTTGACAAACGCGAATACAGGCGAAGCCCTGTTCAACAGTCGGTAAAATGGGTCTTCCTCAATTCTGACATACCTATTTTTGCATTTTTTGCTCTCTTAAGTAAAATCTGCGTGTGTCAGCTATCAGGTGTTATAGCAATTTTCAATCAAGTGAAGTACAGATCCATTCAGGGAGTCAAGGGGGTCAAGGTGTACCGCATTTGGGTGAGAAACGCTATATAGCCATAGCCATGAAAGTTAGAACATCTTATATGACTGAAACCCTTTGTCCTTGACTACTTCTTCCCTGTCACCTAACACCTAACACCTGTCACCTACTAAGTAGCTAGGTGCAATTAAATATAAAACGCTCCAGTGCATAATCACCTGCTTGGCTACGAGCTGTCATTCCATTCATGACAGCCATTGCTAAATCGTACTCGTTATCAAACATCTGTCCTGCAATCTCATGACATTTCAGTTGATGCCACTGGGTTTCAATCGGATTCATCTCTGAACAGTAGGGCGGCAAAAAGAAAAAGAATAATCCTTGCTCCTGCCACCGTGACCACTGTTGCCGCACCAGTTGACTGGTATGGAGAGAGCCATTATCCTGCACCACTACTGTGATGCGACCTGTTTGTGCCAAGGTTTGAGCGGCTTTGTCTGCCATCCAATCCATCACCTTAATGTAGCTTTTGCCCTTGAATCCGCCTTGCACTAAGGCATACTCAAACCGCTCTCCCGGTTGCCACAGACCCAAAATGCTAATCCGGTTGCCATAGCGCTTGAGTGTTTGTTCCATCCGTTTTTGTACGCCCACCCGACTATAGCTGTAGCTGACTGGGCTCCAGAGGCAGAACCCTGCTTCATCGAGATACTTGAGTTCAATGTGCCCCGCTTGTGCGGCTAGCTCTAAGGTCTCTAAGTCTGCCTGCTTGCGCGCCTTTTGCAGGGGGTCTTGTTTTTTACGATGACTCTGTCGGGTGCGTTTCCATCGGTAGTTTTTTTTTTGAGGAGTCGGCGGAGTCGGTCACTACTTAAATCGACGGAGCGCTCTTGTTTCAGCTTTTTGGCTAATTGCAAACTGTTGTAGGTTCGGGGTTCGTGCTCCAAACACTCTGTCAGATAGTCCAAGTCTGAGGCGTGCCACTTTGGTTTTGCACCCCGTCCTGGAGCTTCCCAGAGTCCACCTAAACCCTTTTCTTCCCAGCGTCGCAGCGTCGCTCTGACCGTATGAGGATGGCACTCGAACACGTCCGCAATCGCTGGCACGTTCCATCCCTGAGCGTTCAGCCGCAACATGTGGGCGCGGTCACGAGTGCGCTGGGGCAGGTTCTGAGCCAGTCGCAGTTCTGTTAAGGTTCGGTCTTCCTCAGCGGTCAAATGAATGCGTAAAGGGGCGGGCATGATAGGCGATTTTAGCGAACGCTTTATCTTACACTTAATTTCACCCTCCTACTTATAGGGGTCAGGTTAGGTCATAATGTTGACTGACTAACCCTTTGCTGCCCAAAATTCCTCAATTCATGAATCATTCTGCTGCTGCCAGGTCTTTTCCCTTTCTGATTGCTTTTCTAAGTTTGCTGGCAGTAGGCGCGAGGGTGCCCGTTGCCAGTGCCCAAACCCGAATTTATAACCCGATTCCCATCGCTCCAGGCAGCACCACCACCGATAAGCTGACTGACAAAGACGTTCCCACAGGGCAGGGGGGCTTTGCCAGGGATTATGTTCTGGAGTTGAAGGAGGGCAGCCAATTGGCGATCGACCTCACTTCCGATAACTTTGACTCGATTGTGACGCTGATTGGTAGTGATGGAGCTACGATCGCCGAGAACGATGACGGTCCCGATGGCAGCACTAACTCACTGCTGTTTACCCGGATCACGAAATCAGGTACCTATTACATCCGGGTGCGTGCCTTTGGGGAAGTCGCAGGGGGAAATTTCAGATTAAAGGTGACGCTGTTAAAGCCTGTCGCAGGTGAGAAATAAAAGATTTAGACGAGTAGCTGCTTTTTGAATAGTGAAAGGAAGACAGCTTTACAATAGAAAAACTGAGGTTAGGTAATCCTCATGCGTGTACCCGAAACAAACCCAAAGCCAGCACCTGCACCCAGCCTTTACGAAAAAGATTTTCACGCTTGGATTCAGGAGCAAGCATCCCTACTCCGCAACCAGCAGTGGAGCCAGGTTGATCTGCCCAATTTGATTGAGGAGGTCGAATCTTTGGGCAAACAGCAGCGTCAAGAATTGCGAAATCATTTGGGTGTGTTGATTGGACATTTGCTGAAATGGGAGTACCAACCACAACACCGTAGCCGCAGTTGGCTAGCAACCATCCGCATTCAACGCCTGGATATCCTTGACCTACTGGAAGATAATCCCAGCTTGCAGCCTTATCTGGAAGAAGCTTTGCAAAAAGCCTACCTGAAAGGGAGAGAACTGGCTGCTGGAGAAACGGAGCTACCTGTTGATAGCTTTCCACCTGAATGTCCCTACAATTTGACTGCCACTTTAAACAATCAATTTTATCCAGGTGAACCAAGCGAACTCGTCAATCAGTAGGAGTGGTTAGGGATGAGCGTGGAAATCATTACTTTCCCGCAAACCGCCGTCTCAGGACTTCCACAAGGGTTGAGAAGTAAGGAGGAATCGGAGCGATCGCCTCTACCCATTCGCCGGATACGGGATGCTGGAGCCGCAACCGCCAGGCGTGGAGTGCCTGACCTTCTAGATTGACCCCAACAGAACGCCCGGAGCCGTAAACTGGATCGCCGATGATTGGATGCCCCATCTGTGCTGTATGAACACGGATCTGGTGCGTCCGTCCGGTTTCCAACTCAAAGTTGATCAGCGTATGATTGCCCAGACGTTCTTTGATTTGCCAGTGGGTCACGGCTTTACGTCCCCCTTTTGCCTCTGGAACGATCGCCATTTTCTTGCGGTCTACCCGATGACGACCAATTGGGAGATCGATCGTGCCACTCTCAGCCGCAGGCGCACCGTAGACAACCGCAACATAACTGCGACGAGCCGTTTTTGCCTGAAATTGTTGTTGCAACTGGTGATGCGCCTGATCGGTTTTGGCAATGGCGATCGCGCCACTGGTGTCCTTATCCAATCGATGCACAATGCCGGGACGTTGAACGCCGCCAATACCCGACAGGGTGCTGGCACCCGATTCAGTCCGACAATGCCACAGGAGTGCGTTCACCAGTGTTCCGCTGGTATGCCCTGGTGAGGGATGCACCACCATTCCGGCTGGTTTGTTCAAAATCAACAGGTGATCATCTTCGTAGAGAATCTCCAGGGGAATATTTTCCGGTTGAACATCCAGTTGCTCAGCATCAGGAATGGTGAGTTGAATGCGATCGCCGTCTTGCACCTGTGCTTTCTTGGTGGTACAAATTTCCCCATTCAGCAGCACTTGATGATCTGCAATCAGTTTTTGAATCCGCGATCGGGATAAATCAGGCAACTGCTCAGCCAGATAGGTATCCAGCCGTTCTCCCGTCTCTTCCACCCATAATTCAATCTTTGCGGACAACTAAATAGATAATAAACAACCTTGTACTACTCTATTATTCAGATCCGGCGTGCTTATTAGGATAAATTTATTTATGCCGCAATAATAATATTTGGCGATCGCAGTATCGTTGACTCTATGCTACTAATTATGAGCTATAGCGATCCTATTTGGATTGTGAGCAAGGATTCCACTGGAATCCTTGCTCACAGCCTCTCAATCTCACAACCGATTTAGGACTGTTTATAACAGAATGCTTGAGGAGTACGATGACGACCAGGTTCCTCTTTGGGCTATGTTTGTTACTCTCTCTGTATGGATGGGCAGCACTGGGGTATCGGGTTGCTAATTTGCCCCACTACCCCTTAAGGAATCAAACAGGAGAATTTGTTTTCTGGACGGATGTACTGATATAGAACACAGGCATCTTAGCAGTTATGATTGGAGAGTTTTTAGCATCAATTACTCTTTCAAAGCGCATTGAAAATTCTCAAACCACGAGAATAATTGTAGGGGTGATGATCTTTGGCTTCGTTATAGGATGGCTAATTAGTTTTATTCTGCATGAGGTTAACCCTGCTTTGTATCAAGGATGGAGTTAACAAAAGTTCTATAAGTACAATACGGATCAAACAATCCCGTTTAATCATCAAATAATTGGCTCACCAGACTGGAGAAGCAACCGTGACAGACCCAGACTTTGATATCTCCCAGCTTGACAATCTTGACTATGACGACGCGGAGCCAATCCTGACAAGTTACCAGGACTCCGTGATTGAGCAATTTGCCGACTCGCCTGAGGGTCAGGCATACCTGGAAAGCTATCCAGATATGGGCGGTTGGATTGCGAACCTGATTGAATACGGCTACTCCTATGAGGGATTGACCCTGCCCAAGATGACCAGTGCTGGCATCAAATTAGTGCTGGAGAATATTTTCCCCAGGAAAATTACCCTTCTGGAACCAACTGATGCAGATGATGCAATCCCAGAGTTGATTGCATTCTGGCAATTCCTCAAACGTGAGTATCAATTCAAACAGGCTGACGCGATCATCAAGTACCTGAATCAGTTGGCTCCTAAATTTGGCGAGATCATGAATGATCCGGCTAATTTTGGCATGGCAAAGTCGTTCATGATGATGGGGCACCAGGCGGGTTTTGATATGGCCAGCCAGGAAGGGGTGAATGCGTTCATGCATGAATACAACACCAATCTGCTGCCAAAGCTGAAAGAACAAAGCGGCGATTCTTTTTCTCCGATGTCTCCCCTGGCTGGACTACCTAATCCCTCTGCTTTCGATAGCATCCTGGAAACCAATCAAGAACGAACGAAGGTCAATAAAGCAAAGCAGAAAAAGCGTCGTGTCATGGCGAAAGAATCTCGCCGTCAGAACCGCAAGAAGAAGTAGGGAGTAGGTGCCAGGTATCAGGTGTCAGGATGGGCGTGGGCGGCACCCAGCCAGAATTTCATGCAGGTTGACAACACGTCCAATCACCGCGATCGCAGGCGCACCAAACTGACAGGCTTCTACCTGGTGCACAATGGTTGCCAGGGTTCCAATCAGTTCTTCCTGATCGGGGCGGGTGCCCCAGCGCACCAGGGCGATCGGGGTTTCAGGCGAAAGTCCGGCAAGTTCAAGTTGCTCCACAATGTGGGGCAGATTGTGAATTCCCATATAAACCACGATCGTTTCAGAGCCGTGGGCGATCGCTCCCCAATCGATGGCTGGGCGGTACTTTCCTGCTCCTTCATGTCCAGTGACAAAGGTTACAGAAGAACTATGGGCACGGTGGGTGAGCGGAATTCCCGCGTAGGCTGGAGCAGCGATTCCTGAGGTAATTCCCGGCACAACCTCAACCGGAATCCCAGCTTGCACCAACTCCTCCATCTCCTCGCCGCCCCGCCCAAAGATGAAAGGGTCTCCGCCCTTCAAGCGAACGACGATCGCCGCTGACTGAGCCTTCTGAATCAGCAGTTGGGAAATTTCTTCCTGTGGCAGGGAATGCATTCCCTTGCGTTTCCCCGCATTAATTTTTTCCGCTTCAGGGTTAATCATCCCCAATATTTGAGGGCTGACCAGCGCATCGTACACTACCACATCTGCACATTCCAGCAATGCCTTTCCTTTCAGCGTCATCAAACCCGGATCACCGGGTCCTGCACCAACAAGGTAGACTTTGCCTGAGTGTTGCATAGGAGGTAGGGGGTAGGGGGCAGTCTCCAGTTATCAGTTATCAGTTGTCAGTTATCAGTTATCAGTTATCAGTTGTCAGTTATCAGTTGTCAGTTGTCAGTTATCAGTTATTAGCCTTGGGTAACGCACTGTTCACTGCTTATTGCTTATTGCTTATTGCTTACTGTTCACTGTTCACTGATGACTGTTTCTTAACTCAAAACTTAAAACTCAAAACTTAAAACTCTTTTCCACTGCCAGGTCAACCAGCAAATCTGCCAGTTCGGGGTAGGCTTCCAGGGGAGGGAAGAGATGTATATCCAGGGTGGGGAACTGATGGGAAAGTCGATCGCAGGTTTGAGCGATCGCGTCGGTTGTGCTACCACTAAACAGAAAGTAGGGCAGAATCGCAATCTTTTTGAAACCCAAATCCATCAACTCTTGCAAGCGCGACTCTAAATTGGGAGGAACAGACCAGTAAGCCGGGATCGCTCCCAGACGTTCTGCCAACGCTTCAATCCGTTGATTGGCACCGGGACGACGGCTCCCGTGGGAGAGCAAAATCGAGGCTTCAACGGGGAGGGCAGACAGGCGCTCGGCAATCAACCGATAGAGACCCCCGTGGGAACCGAGATGAGGCATGATTTTGACATCAACCCCTTGTCCCAAAGCTGTTTGAGCCTGGGCAACTTCGGCTGGAATATCTTCCATCACATGCACACCAGACAATAAGAACAGGGGTAGCACCAGCAACCATCCTGGTTCAGGAATATCATGATTGGAAGCTGCCAACTGTAGCGATTGACCTAGTTTGCAAATCTGTTGATGGAGCGGTAATGGGTCTCCCTCCAGGGCGGCAACACTAATTAGAGGAGTGCGGTGGGAGGAAGAGTTTTGAGTTTTAAGTTTTGAGTTTTGAGTTAATTTTGGATTTTGAATCGAAAGGGGGAGTTCGGTATCAATGTGACAAATTCTTTCGGAAAAGAAGTGTGCGATCGCCTGTGCCGCCGCTTGAGGGCGGGGGTCACTACTACCGTGGTAGACCAGCAGATAGGCGGAGAGAGGTTGCAAGCGATCGATTAACCCAAAAAGCCTAAAGATGCATTTCGCATTCTAGCGCTTTACGCCGCAAAGACGGCAAGCAAGGGGCAGGGGAAAAGGAGTTTTAAGTTTTAAGGGTTGAGGATAAGTCATCGATCGTCGGTTCGCGATTTAACCCTGACCCCTAGCTCCTAACCCCTCATCCCCACTAGTTATTGCTCCCCTGAACGTATGCCAGCGTCAGGCTGTCGTGGGCCAGGAAGTGAGCCAGGTGGAATGCCCGATCTTCCGTTTCCAGGAGGATTTGTTCATACAGGAGGCGGGTGGCACGATCGCCCAGGCTTTCTGCCTGCCCTGCCTGCCGCCGTAAAACGGTGATAATTGCCTGTTCGGCTTCCAGATCATGCTGAACCATTTGCCGCGAGGAGAAAGCACCGTCGGGTTCGGGGGTAAAGCAGCACAACTCAGCCAGCTTTGTAAAACTGGCAGCGGGTGTACCTCCCAGGCCATTCAACCGCTCTCCAATTTTATGAACATAGCCTTCCGCCTGTTCATAGCTTTCAGAGAAGAATTCATGCAGAGAATAGAATTCTGCTCCCTCAACCACAAAATGGTGTTTTTGATATTGCAAATACAATGCTTGAAAGCTTGCTAATGCAATATTAAACCCTTCACAAATAGGTGTGGTAACTGAGTGGTCGAGTCCAATTGGATTGTCATAACACCTGGTCGAAAGAACGGAGTACGGTTTGAGTATCAGCCATAAATATCCCCTTCCCTGGTATGTCAACCAGACTTTTTCTAAAATGTACATTCAATTTATCACGCCCAAACAGGGAGTCAAGAAGGCGATCTTCACTTGTCAAGAAACATTCGCAATACCAAAAAATGTTCTCTAATATTCAACTGCTAGGAAAGCCTAAAAACGCTATTTGCAGCGATTCCAGACTGCACAAGTTTTTTAATTAGATAAATTTACCCAGCCAGTTGCTGAGTTACAAATGATGAATGAATAATCACAAATAAAGGTGAACAAATGGATTTAATATTGTGCAGATTAAAATTTGATCATTCATTACGAAAATCTTAAATAAATGACCTTATCTGGGTGGGGAGAAATGCCTTGTTGCCAGTCGTCCGCTATCAGCGGTGTACATGGGGCTGATGGCAGATGATTATGGCTTACGCCCTCAAGGTTATGGCCAAAATGCGAAAGTCTTAACGATTACTGCTGGGAAAGTCGCTGGACGGTTTGACCCGCTAGCAGTTGATGGGTTTCTATGAGTAAATCGGGAATTTTTTCGGCATGGGGGCTGTGAACTAAACAACCCCTCAATTCCTCTGGATTGATTTTTTCGGCTCTGGCTCCAGGAAACCAGTGGTCGGCTTGCCCCAGCAAGTTATAGCGCATTTTGGCAAAGTCCACCATGTCGTAGGAGATCGCCAGATTCCTGAGCCACAAAATGACTGGAATATTGAGCTGACCGGGAGTTTCATCCGGTGATGGTAATCCGACATGCCAGGTTTTGCACCAGTCTTCACCCAGACGGGCGATCGCTGCTTGTTCCAATCGCGCCAAAATCGGAGGCAGGATGGTGTCCGCCTGATCGAGTAAATCAAGGGTCTTCAGGTGTTCGTCAAAGTCTTGCGGCTGGGCCACTCCCAGGCTGAGGGTATGCACCTGGGGATGACTGAGGCAAAACAAATCGTTAAACACGATCGGGCTGAGCGGAGCGCAGAGATCTACTAATCGCTGGGGGGGTTGATACAGCATGCCCCCTTTGTTTGACGGGCTGATGATAAACACTCCCATATCGTGGCGAGTGGCTGCTGCGATCGCCTGCCAGTTGTTTTGGAAGATGTAATACCAGTGCAGATTCACGTAGTCGAACTGATCGGTTTCGATCGCCTGCACAATGATATGGGTGGGGCCGTGGGTCGAAAAGCCAATGAATCGCACCTTGCCCTCTGCCCGCAGTTGTCGCGCGACTTCCAGGCATCCCCCTGGACGAGTTGCCTGATTCAACAACTCAGCATTATTTACCCCATGCAATCCCAACAGGTCAACATAATCCAGCTTCAGATAGGATAGGGATTTTTCAAAATTGCGCCGGAAGTCCTTTGAATTCGCTTCTGGCGCTACCTTAGTCTGCACGATCAGCTTTTCACGGGGCAGCTTAGGCAGAATTTGCCCCAGTTGCATCTCAGAGCTACCGTACCCCCGCGCCGTTTCAATGTGATGAATGCCCACTTCCAGAGATCGGCGAATGCAAGCTTCTACATTCGTCTGGTTATCACGGGGTACCCTCCACATCGGCACATCCTGCCACTTATACTGATACCGCATCCCACCACAGGAGAAAACGGGCATCTGGAGTTCCGTGCGTCCAAAGCGTCGGTATTGCATAGGAGGGGACGAGAATTAAGAATTAACACGGTGTTTAACTTGTGGGCTGAGGTCTCCCAGTTTCTCGTTGAGCTTAATTCAATTCACCTGATTAGTCATTCACTAGGCAGGGCGTTGTATAGAGCGAGAGACCGACCCCGTTTACCCACTGCTAACAACCTCTCGAACTCCACGAAGAGGCTCTATACGGTCGGTGTTCAACGGGCTTGTTATACGACCTTCACCTTTAACCTCAAACTGCCTCTGAAGCCTCTGCTTCCAACAGATCAATAATCGGTTTCAGATCATAGTACATCGTGCGATACGGCGCTACAGGGGGCAGACTTTCATACGGACCAGCGTAGTCAAACCCTAACTTTCGATAAAATTCTGAAGCATCGTAGACTGGCTCAGTATCTCTATTCTGACTTGGTCGAGGCGGCGGACTTTCTTTCGGCGAGGATGCGATCGGCGATGCGCTTGGCAAGGGCAAGGGCGCGTTCATTCGTGACCGCTTTGCCTGCATCGATCGCTTCAATCAGCTTCTTGGCCGTTTCCCCAACAACAGGCTTAGATTGAGTATGGAAGGGGTACTTCATGGGATTTCAGATGTCCTAGACCCCTTAGTGTAGCAAACCCCTAGCTTTATTGCTTGGATTCCCTCCGAAACAAAATTCGGTACAGGTCAGGGAGAAAGCAACCAAGCCCAACAATGAAAAGTGCGCCAAATGCCAGCTCCAGAACGGCTAAATCCATAAATGCATAATGCACAGCGATACCGAAGGGCTTAATTGATACATCGGTTTGCAAGATTACCCCTGGTTGCTGATTGGCGGCAGTAAGATTCAGGAAATGTTGCTGATTCAGTAGATGCTCTGGAACTGGGAGGTCAAATATTACAGCTGTCTCTGTTTCTTGACATTCCACAGTTGAATCTGTTAGCTTACCAGACCTTATGGCACTATTCCCCTGTATAAGCAACCACTGAACGTTGGATGATTGAATTGCGTAACAATCCAGTGATTTTCTTTGTGCTTTGTCGAACTTTAAATTGATTGAGTAAACGGCATCTTCGACGGCAGGAGTGAATGCAACAGAGGTAACTTGATTTTTTTGAGAGACAGACTTGACTCTACTGAAGTTAATCGATTACCTGAGTCATACCAGGTCTTAGCCAGAAGTAAGGCACCTCCCAGGAAACTTCCTCCTATGATTCGCAAAACCCATTTCGACATAGAACCCTCCACCATCACCCTTTCATATCTGATTTGGGCAACACCCGCAGAAACTTGACAATTTGACCCATGATTTCCAGGCTAATCAGGCAATTCTCGAACGAAAAGCGATAGAGGATGCCGCTAGAGCCTAACGGGCGAAACTCTGGCAAATCGTGAAGTTGATTCAGCGTGAAAAAATCCTCGAAAACAAAGGTCTGAACGGGCTTTCTTGCCGCTTGTTCCAGACGTTTGAGATCAACCAGGAAGGAGCGTTCATAGCGAACTTCTAGCCCCATCAAAGTGCATTTTTTCTGAGATGTGCTGGTGGTGCTGTGCATAAATAGCCAAGTTATGAATGACGAAGAAATTGCAGAGCTTCTTCGCGGGTGAAAGTGTCTCCTGGTTTGAGGGTTGCCTTTGAGAGGTGAACCGCTCTCAACATGCAAAGGTCGTAATAGAAATCTGCCACAACAGACTTCATTTCAGCGAGTTCTTCGTCGGACAGCTGATCGATCAGAGTGTGTAGACGCGCTTTAGAAATGTGCATAGGTGTGACAGGTGACAGGTATCAGGTGACAGGTGACAGGTGTTAGGTGAGTTATGAGGCAATACCTCTTGCTTAAAGGCAAAAGGGAAAGGGGCTGAAACCCAGGTATTTTCCCTTTACCCTTTATCCTTTACCCTTGTGCTCTTTATCCGCAAAGTATTGAGTGATGAGGTGTCAATATGCTGCTATGTATGCATCTGCGTATAACAACAGGGTGCCCAAATTAAGGGTTGTCATATCGTCACGGTTTCTATTTGCCTGATAGGATACGATTTCAGTGATTTGTTTTTGTGTCGTCTTTGCAATCTGGCATGGGCAGTTATCTCGTTTCTCTCGTTATTTTTACGGCTATCTATGCCATTTTCGGTTTAGGGCTTAATTTGCAGTGGGGGTTTACAGGTCTGATTAATTTTGGACATGTGGCTTTTATGACGGTTGGTGCCTACGCCACAGTTCTACTGACCGTTCAAGGAGTGCCTCTGGTTCTGGCAGCACTCATGGGTGCAGTCCTGGCGGCTGTTTTGGGGCTGTTGATTGGCTTTTCGACCCTGCGGTTACGAGAAGATTATCTGGCAATTGTGACGATCGGGGTTTCAGAGGTCATTCGCCTGATCGCATTAAACGAAGAATGGCTAACCAAGGGAGCATTTGGCATTCAGCGGTTTGCCTTACCCCTCGAAAATTTTCGCCCGACCCTGTTCAGTCGATTGGTCATGATTGCGCTGCTGACGGCGATCGCGGCAATCGCCTACTGGCAACTGTGGCAATGGGGGCGGCAGCGGCGAGAGAAACAATCAGGGATACCCTGGTTCCGCGATTGGCCCCTGCTTCTAACGGGGGTTTGTGCTGCTCTGGGACTGTGGCTCTATGGGGTGTGTGCCATTTCCCTCTACAACTTTGCCGATAATCCACCCCGTAATGGGTTAATGCTGGTGTCGGTGATTGTGCTGGCGTTGGTCTTTTGGCGGTTGGAAGTGGTTGGTGAGATCGCCCTGGGGTCGAGTTTTGAAGTCAATCCGAGAAGATGAGGAGGTTGCCAAAGCATTAGGTAAAAATGTCTTCTGGTACAAACTCCAATCCCTGATGTTGGGCGGTTTTATTGCTGGGATTGCCGGATCACTCTTTGCCTGGCAACTCACAACGGTTTATCCCGACAACTTTCAACCGTTACTGACGTTCAACGCCTGGACGATCGTTGTTCTGGGTGGTGCG from Kovacikia minuta CCNUW1 carries:
- a CDS encoding DUF6887 family protein — its product is MKPNFEKMSWAELRAYVLKHREDEEAFQAFIDRRSPDSEATWYNFPMTEEGQQQMAEVFRRKLNGDL
- a CDS encoding DUF6888 family protein — its product is MLPTVEQGFACIRVCQMLSNYYRNIELFRFDARTGDIFLLAFENIQIEIARDGNWRFIDEAEF
- a CDS encoding PPC domain-containing protein; translated protein: MNHSAAARSFPFLIAFLSLLAVGARVPVASAQTRIYNPIPIAPGSTTTDKLTDKDVPTGQGGFARDYVLELKEGSQLAIDLTSDNFDSIVTLIGSDGATIAENDDGPDGSTNSLLFTRITKSGTYYIRVRAFGEVAGGNFRLKVTLLKPVAGEK
- a CDS encoding DUF29 domain-containing protein; protein product: MRVPETNPKPAPAPSLYEKDFHAWIQEQASLLRNQQWSQVDLPNLIEEVESLGKQQRQELRNHLGVLIGHLLKWEYQPQHRSRSWLATIRIQRLDILDLLEDNPSLQPYLEEALQKAYLKGRELAAGETELPVDSFPPECPYNLTATLNNQFYPGEPSELVNQ
- a CDS encoding RluA family pseudouridine synthase codes for the protein MSAKIELWVEETGERLDTYLAEQLPDLSRSRIQKLIADHQVLLNGEICTTKKAQVQDGDRIQLTIPDAEQLDVQPENIPLEILYEDDHLLILNKPAGMVVHPSPGHTSGTLVNALLWHCRTESGASTLSGIGGVQRPGIVHRLDKDTSGAIAIAKTDQAHHQLQQQFQAKTARRSYVAVVYGAPAAESGTIDLPIGRHRVDRKKMAIVPEAKGGRKAVTHWQIKERLGNHTLINFELETGRTHQIRVHTAQMGHPIIGDPVYGSGRSVGVNLEGQALHAWRLRLQHPVSGEWVEAIAPIPPYFSTLVEVLRRRFAGK
- the cobA gene encoding uroporphyrinogen-III C-methyltransferase, encoding MQHSGKVYLVGAGPGDPGLMTLKGKALLECADVVVYDALVSPQILGMINPEAEKINAGKRKGMHSLPQEEISQLLIQKAQSAAIVVRLKGGDPFIFGRGGEEMEELVQAGIPVEVVPGITSGIAAPAYAGIPLTHRAHSSSVTFVTGHEGAGKYRPAIDWGAIAHGSETIVVYMGIHNLPHIVEQLELAGLSPETPIALVRWGTRPDQEELIGTLATIVHQVEACQFGAPAIAVIGRVVNLHEILAGCRPRPS
- a CDS encoding sirohydrochlorin chelatase, coding for MQPLSAYLLVYHGSSDPRPQAAAQAIAHFFSERICHIDTELPLSIQNPKLTQNSKLKTQNSSSHRTPLISVAALEGDPLPLHQQICKLGQSLQLAASNHDIPEPGWLLVLPLFLLSGVHVMEDIPAEVAQAQTALGQGVDVKIMPHLGSHGGLYRLIAERLSALPVEASILLSHGSRRPGANQRIEALAERLGAIPAYWSVPPNLESRLQELMDLGFKKIAILPYFLFSGSTTDAIAQTCDRLSHQFPTLDIHLFPPLEAYPELADLLVDLAVEKSFKF
- a CDS encoding aldo/keto reductase — encoded protein: MQYRRFGRTELQMPVFSCGGMRYQYKWQDVPMWRVPRDNQTNVEACIRRSLEVGIHHIETARGYGSSEMQLGQILPKLPREKLIVQTKVAPEANSKDFRRNFEKSLSYLKLDYVDLLGLHGVNNAELLNQATRPGGCLEVARQLRAEGKVRFIGFSTHGPTHIIVQAIETDQFDYVNLHWYYIFQNNWQAIAAATRHDMGVFIISPSNKGGMLYQPPQRLVDLCAPLSPIVFNDLFCLSHPQVHTLSLGVAQPQDFDEHLKTLDLLDQADTILPPILARLEQAAIARLGEDWCKTWHVGLPSPDETPGQLNIPVILWLRNLAISYDMVDFAKMRYNLLGQADHWFPGARAEKINPEELRGCLVHSPHAEKIPDLLIETHQLLAGQTVQRLSQQ
- a CDS encoding cytotoxic translational repressor of toxin-antitoxin stability system, which produces MHSTTSTSQKKCTLMGLEVRYERSFLVDLKRLEQAARKPVQTFVFEDFFTLNQLHDLPEFRPLGSSGILYRFSFENCLISLEIMGQIVKFLRVLPKSDMKG
- a CDS encoding branched-chain amino acid ABC transporter permease, with the translated sequence MSSLQSGMGSYLVSLVIFTAIYAIFGLGLNLQWGFTGLINFGHVAFMTVGAYATVLLTVQGVPLVLAALMGAVLAAVLGLLIGFSTLRLREDYLAIVTIGVSEVIRLIALNEEWLTKGAFGIQRFALPLENFRPTLFSRLVMIALLTAIAAIAYWQLWQWGRQRREKQSGIPWFRDWPLLLTGVCAALGLWLYGVCAISLYNFADNPPRNGLMLVSVIVLALVFWRLEVVGEIALGSSFEVNPRR